Sequence from the Amycolatopsis sp. NBC_00345 genome:
CTCGCCTGGAATCGGGTAGTGGTAACTACGCAGGCGTGGCCGCCCGCCGTCCGGCGGCACCGCTTCGACCAGGTGCATCAGGGGGACATCGCCCTGGTCGGTGCGGTGGGTGAGGATGCGTGCCGAATCGGGCGACCACAGCAGCGCCGGCGGCATGTCCGGAAGGCCGAGCTTGCCGAGCAGGTGCGTGGGGACTGCCTCGTCGGGCTGGGCCGCGTAGCTCCGTTCCGCGCTGCCGTCGGCGGTGAGCGCGAACTCCTCACCCGTCTCGGCCGAACGCACCCACAGGTCGTGGTCGCGGCGGAACGCCACCCACTTCTTGTCCGGCGAGGCGACCTCGAGCGGCGAGGGCTTGTCGTACCCCTCGTCCCGCACGCACTGGTAGTCGGCCAGCCAGCACGTCCAGCGCGCGCCGTACGCGTCGAACGCGACCGTCCCGTCCGTGAACTCGATCGCCCGGAACGGCAGCGCGTACGGCTCGACCGGCCGGCCGGCGGCGGACGCCAGCGCGGCGGCGAGCCGTTCGGGGTCGAACGCCGGCTCCCGCGTTCCGGCGGCGGGGCCGACCAGCACGAACTCGCCGCCCCGCTCGGTCTCGACCCGGTACCAGAACGTCTCGCCGTCGCCGATCCAGACGGGTTTCGCCTTGGCCCGCAAGGCGAGCCTGGGCCGGTTGTGCAGTAGCAGCCGCTCGGCTCGGTCGTAAGCACTGGCGGGTAGGGCGTCCGCGGACATCCGGCCTCCTGGAATCGGTCTCGACCTAGGAACCGTATGATGTACGGTACGGCTTCAGTTATGTAGTTCCGAACGAATCGGGAACAGAATGTCGTCGCCCAGGCCCAAGACAGCGCGCGCTCGCGCACCTCGCGGCACGCTCAGCCCCGAGGTCATCGTCCACGCGGCGATCGAGCTGATCGACCGCGACGGACTGGACGCGGTGACCACGCGCCGGCTCGCCGACCAGCTGGGCGTTCGCCCGATGTCGCTCTACACGCACTTCCGCGACAAGGACGCGATCCTGCTCGCGGTCACCGCGGAGCTGCTGAGCCGGTTCGAGTGGCCCGACCCCGGCATCGACGACGTCGAATGGCTCCGGCAGGTGATGCACGCCTACTTCCGGCTGTTCGCCACGTACCCGGCCATCCTGCAGATCAACGTTCCCTCCAGCGAAGTCGCCGAAGTCGAGGCGCGCATGTCCGAGCAGATCTACGCCCGGCTGGCCCGATTGAAGGTCGATCACCGGACTGCGATCGGGCTGCTGGCCACGCTGATCCGGTTCGTACTCGGCTGCGCCACGCTCTACCCGGCCCGCCGGGCATGGGACGAAGACCCGGAGCACTGGGAGCGGGTCCGGCAACAGTGGACCCGCCTGCCGGCCGAGATGTACCCGGCGATGCACGCCGCCACCACCGACTTCCCGACCTTCACCCAGTGGGACGTCTTCGAGTTCGGTCTCGATGCCATCCTCGCCCCGTTCGGTGGCGCTCGACCGGTGTGATGGCCGAAGGCGTCCATCTGTCATTGCCGCGAAGCGGTACAGCCAGGCTGCCCAACGAGACCTTGCGACGCTGGAAGTTTCTCTGCGCCAGGCAAGCCGACACGCCGATGGTGAGGACCGGGCACATCCGAGAGGCGTTGCTCGCGACTTCGGCGAGCATCAGAGTCCACAGCTGGTCAGCGGTCGGCACTGTACCGAGAACGCCTCCGCGGCCACCGGTCACCATCCGATAGCCCGGTCCGACAGCGTCGCAACTTTGCCGGTCGCGGCGAAACGTCACTCAGTACCGTCGAGGCCGAGCGTGACCCGGAAGGTGTTCGTCCACCATGTCAGCTGCGGGCCGGGGCGGTCCGCCGTTGCCTCGGAGATCCCGGCGCTGCGGCGGAAAGCGGCGCCGTACACGGAATCGAGGGCCAGCGCCTGGTGCAGTGCGGCCACGGCCAGCCGGGTATCGGCCAACCGCCGGGGCCGCGATCGCATGGTGTGCAGGACCTGGACCACCGGCTCCAGCATGCCGGTCCCGGAATCTCGCCAGCCGGCCGCGTGCAGCGACACGGCCAGCGCCGCGTAGCCCTGACCGTAGACACCGGCGATGGCCCGGATCAGCGCGCCGACGTCAGCCCGGTCGTCGACCCAAGCGCTGACGACCGCGTCGACCGCGTCACGGATCCTGCGGCCGCCGTGACGCAGGAGGGCCACCAGAAGCTGCTGCCGGCTGCGGAAATGGTGGGCGACGCCCGCGTCGGTCATCCCGACCCGCTCGGCCACCGCCCTGACTCCCACCGCGGCCGGGCCGCCGTCGATCAGCAGCTCTTCGGCGGCCTGGAGGATCAGCTGCCGCGCGTGCTCAGCCGGTCTGCGGATGCGAGGGGGTGCCATGAGTCCGGAACTCTACCTCGACACGGCAAGGCAGGTTCGTTACCTTGACCTATCAAGGTAACGCGGAAGCGAGGTGCCCGATGACGGCGATCACCCTGCACCGTCCGGATGTGGAGCTGGCCGGCACCCGGGCCGGCGACGGGCCCGGCGTGCTGCTGCTGCACGCCGGCGGTGAGCGGCGAGAGGTGTGGCGGCCGATCGCGGAAACCTTGGCCCGCAACGGCTATCGCTGCACGGCCTACGACCTGCGCGGCCACGGCGACAGCGGCGCGGACGGCGCCGACGAGCTGGCCGCGCACGCCGGCGATGTCGCCGCGATGATCGCCGCCGAGCCGATCCCGCCGACCGTGGTCGGCGCGTCCCTCGGCGGCCTGGCCACCTTGCTCGCCCTGGGGAACCCGGACCTGGCTCGCCGGGTGTCCGGAGTGGTGCTGGTCGACGTGGTAGCCGAGCTGGCCCCAGTCCGGGTACGCGCGTTCCTCGACGGGGTCCGCGACGGCTACGGCGACCACCCCCTCGTGCGGGACGCGCTGAACCAGGGCCCGCGCCTCGTGGCAGGCGCCGAGCGGCTGGCCGGGCTGCCGACGTTGCTCGTGCTCGCCGAACGGTCCGTCCTCACGGAACAGGACCGGCGGCGGTTCACCGACCGGGTGCCGCACGCCGGCGTCGCGTCGGTGCCCGGAACGAGCCATCTGGTGGCCCGCGACGCGCCGGAGCAGCTGACGCGATTGCTGCTGGACCACCTGAGTTCGCCCCCGGTACGCCGTCGCCGGATCGACTGGCTGCTGGAGGCCGGCGAAGTGAGCGACATCCCGCATCCCGGAGGCACTCTCCGCGCCCACCTCGACCGCACCGCCGACACGCTGGAAGCGTGGGGTGCTCCCGCGTGGCTGGTGGACGCCGGACGGCTCCACGCCGCCCACGGCACCGACGGGTTCCCGGCCGGCATACCGGGTCTCACCTCCGCGGCGATCCTGGCCGCCGCGGGAGCCGAGGCCGAACAGCTCGTCGCCCTCTACGGCCGATGCGATCGCGCCCGCAGTTATCCGACGTTGCACACCGACAGCCCGAAGATCGTCGACCGGCACACCTCCGAAGGCCGGCACGTCCCGCCGGACCAGGTCAGGGCGTTCGCCGAATTGACCGCGGCGAACGAACTCGACGTCGTCCGGCACAGCCGATCGATCGCGACCGGCCACGGCCCGGCGTTGTCGCGGCTGTTCGCCCGATGGGAACCGCTGCTGTCCAGGGGTGCTCGTGAGGAGTGGTCCGCCATGGCGAGAGAGCTGTCGTCGAGCTGGGCCTGATCGGGCGAGAGGCCAAGCTCGTGCGGTGCCGCCGCGCGGACCTGGGTATGTTCGCGGACAACTACGCGAAACGAGGAGATCGGGCGGATGAGCGAATCGAGCGGTCGAGACCTCTGGCGGCCCGGGCAGGACTGTCAGGCCGTAGCCACGGCGCTGGCGTTGGGCCAGGACGTGGATCGGATCCACGGAGCGCCGTGGGGTGTCGTCGGAACCCTGGGTGACAGCATTTGTTATGTCGGGGTGAACGACAAGGTCGACGCCATCCACGCCGCCATGGGGCGCCGGATCGCGGAGCGGGACCTGCCGGTCCGGTTGCTGGCGCCGAACTACTCGGGCGGGATCTCGGACGGGCAGCGCAACGGCACACCGCAGATGCGCTATTCCCTGATCGGCCGGGAGACGACCAACGACGGGCTGTCACTGCACTTCGAGGGCAGCGACATCCGTGGTGTGGTCGCTGTCGTCGCCTGTGACAAGCCGCCCGTCGGTACCACTGCGGCGATCATGGAACGCAACGTTCCCGCCGTGGTGCTCTCGGACGGCTCCATCCGCCCGGGCACGGATCCGCTGACCGGCGAGACGATCGACCTCGTCAGCTGCTTCCAGGTCGCGGGAGACCCGGATACGGCGAAGCGCGAGCGCTGGGCCCGCAACGCCTGCCCCGGGCACGGCAGCTGCGGTGGGATGTTCACCTACAACACCATGCAGACCTTCATCGCGCTGCTGGGGCTCGAACCGCTGCACATGGTGTCGCCCGCGTCCGAGGACCCGCGCCGGACCGAGGTGTTCCCCGAGCAGCTCGTGGACTGCCTGGAGATCATGACCCAGCGGGCCATCACTCCCCGCGACCTCGCCACGCCCGCCGCGTTCCGCAATGCCACGGTCGTGGCCATCGCGATGGGCGGATCGACGAACGTGCTGCTGCACGCACCCGAGATCGCCCGAGCCGCCGGGATCGACTTCTGGGCCGAGGTCATGTCCCAGCACGACTTCAACCAGCTCTCCCGGACCGTGCCGGTGCTGATCAACGCCCGCCCGTTCGGGAAGTACAGCATGGTGGACATCGATGCGGTCGGCGGTCTCCCGGTGATCGTCAAGGAACTCCTCGACCACGGCGTTCTCGACGGCTCGACCCTGACGTGCACCGGCGAGACCCTGGCCGAGCAGGTCACTCGCCTCGACCCGCCGGCACCGGATGGCGAGGTCGTCCTCAGCGTGGCCGCGCCGTTCAAACCGACCGGTGGCCTCCGCCTGCTCTCCGGCAATCTCGCCCCGAACGGCGGTGCGGTGATCAAGCTGGCCGGTGTCGAGACGGGCATCGTGGGCAACCGGTTCGTCGGGCGTGCACGGGTATTCGACAGCGAGCGGGACCTGCTGAGGGCCCTCATCGACACGCCGGACGTATTCGCGGATCAGGACATGGTCGTCATTCGCTACGAGGGGCCGCGCGGCGCGCCCGGAATGCCTGAGATGCTGGATCCGACGTCGCGCATCACTGCTCTGTGCAGGCAGAAGGGGATCTCTGTCGCGCTGATGACGGACGCGCGTTTCTCCGGCGGATCGGTCGGCCTGGTCATCGGGCACGTCGGGCCGGAGGCCGCTCTCGGCGGGCCGATCGCGTTGATCGAGGACGGGGACACGATCACCGTCGACCTCGACCACGACACACTCGACTGCGCCGAATTGGCCGACTCGGCGACGTTCGAGGCGAGGCTCCGGCGTTGGCAGGACGAGGCCGCCTCCCACGGCGGCGAGCATCCGCTTGTCCGGCCGGTCACGACGCGGTTGCTGCGTCGCATGCGTGCCGCTGCCGCCACGGCTCTAGAGGGTGCCGGGATGGCCACGCCTTCCGGTAGCTAGGGAACTTCCTGCGCGTTTCCTGGGCATATCACCAGACGGTTGCTGAATCCATCGACGCGTTGCACGAGATACTCTCCGGAGGGTTGTGAGGCCGTTGTCGGAGAGATGGCCGAGTTCGCGTTGCATGACCTCGTCGATCATCCGGTCCGCCTCTCCGGCTAGGCGGTCTCCGTCGCTCGTGAGCCGGTGCCGGATGGCTCGGCCGCCCGCGGAGTGAGGCCGCGTTCCGTCGGTGCCGGGCTACGTGGTGATCAGCGGGGTATTCACGGCCGGCGTCCTCTTGGGCTTGACCGCGGTGGCGTTTCCTGGCGTCCCATTGCAGGTTGGGGGATGGGCGCCGTGCACGGGAGCTGTGCTTCTCGCCGTGGGATCCTGGTTCTCGCTCGCCGAGCCACGGGCGCGCGGGTCTCGGACGAACGCACCTCACCATGGGGGCGATGGGCCTCCGGCCGAGCGCGCTCCGCGTTTCCTGCAGGCAGTGGAGTTGCGGGCGAGCTTTGAACAGGGGGAGGAGCGCGGAGAGGCATGAGACGAGGGCCGGCCGGATGTCGATCGCGCCCCGGAGCCCGGCACGGTGGATGTCGGTCTCCGCGCTCAGTGCCGGGACCTCGCCGAGCTTGGCCGGCTTGTGCTCCGCGATCGGTCGGTGCGGCGGATCGCGCAAACCCGGCTCGATGCTCACCGACCCGTGACGGCACGGTGACGCCCGTGCCGGAACCTGGCGGCATGGCCGAATTCGCCGTGTCCCAAGGCAAGGCCGCGCCGCCGGAGGTGCACGACGTGCTGCGGTCGCCGGGCGAACCGCTGGCCGAAGACGTGCGGGCGGGCATGCACGCCCGGTTCGGCACCGACTTCAGCCAGGTCCGGGTGCACACCGACGCGGCGGCGGCCGCGTCCGCGGTGGAACTCGGCGCGCAGGCCTACACCGTCGGCCGGCACATCGCCTTCGCGCCCGGCACGGTGGCCGGCCGGCAACTGCTCACCCACGTCGTGCAGCAGGGCCGCGGGGATCCGATCGGAGCGCTCGCGGTCAGCGAGCCGGGCGAGGCCGCCGAACACCACGCCGCACGGATCGCCGGCGGCGCCCCCGCCACCGGGATCGCGGCCGCCCCGAACATGGTGCACCGCGCCATGTTCGGCAAGCCGGTCCAGCACAGCAGGCTGACCGGCGACGCGGCGGTCATCCCGCTGCGCACCTTCCTCGGCTACGTGCAGGAGGTGGAGCGGGCGAATCCCGGCGACGACGCGCGGGCCACGCTGTCGCGGCTGCGGGTGCAGTACTACGGCGGCGGGGGATTCGCGGACTGGATGAAGTTCGGCCAGCTGATCCCGGACGCGCCCGGCTACGACGAGACGCCGCCGTCGTCCCCGATCGGCGAGCCGGTGATCGCCCCGAAGGGCCTCGGTGACATCTCGCGGGACGCCCGCGAACACCTGCTCGCCCGTGCCGACGAGAACGCCGACGTGCGGGGCGCCGGCGACAACCCGTCGCCGTATTCGTCGCTGCCGAACGGACAGCGGGTCGACATCGGCCACCTGCTGCTGGAACTCGACGCCCTGCTGCACCCGCGCACCGCGGCGCCCTACACCACCTTCGGCGTGCCGGACAAGGACGTCAGCGGGTGGGTGGCGGACGTGGGCATCGCCTCGGTGTGGATGACCCTGGCCGAGGCCGGCCACCCGCACCCGGATGACCCGGTGGTGCTGCGGCATCAGGGCAAAGCCGGTCCGCCGGCGGAGTACTTCCAGTCCTCCGCGCCGGATGAGGACCTGCTCGGCGATATCGACGCGGTCCGGCTGCGCGGGCAGTGGGCGGAACAACGGCCCAGCACGCTGTCCTCGGCGATCCGGACCTTCTACTACTCCACCCCTCGCCCGCAGACTCGCCCGCCGACTCGCCAGGCGTCGAGGCCCGGTTCACCGCGTTCTGCGCGGCGGAGGGCATCACCTACCAGCGCTCCGGCAGCGCGATCACCTGGGACAGCTCGGTACGGCCGCAACTCGTGCAGCGGGTCGACCGGTTCAACGACCTGTACGGGGCGAGCGGCCGGGCCGGATCCGCGCTGTCCGTGACCAGCCCGGCCCAGATCCGCCAGTGGCCGCGCACCGACGCGATGGCCGGGCTGTTCCTGACCTGGCTGCAACCCCGGCTGGAGGGCGAACTCGCCAGGAAACCGACGACTGCGGGTCGCTCGGCCGGCCGTGACCGGTAGCGCGCGACGACCAGACGTCCAGCCCGGCGTAGCGCCCAGCGGACCAAGCGCGGACAGATTTCCCGGCGGGTGCCCGGATCGTGAGCGGCATGCCGCCCCTCCGGTCGAGCCCGACCCGAATGTCGTATTCGTCGTTGCCCGCTGTTTCGCCGCGTCGGCGGCCTCAGCGGGCCGTCTCAACGCGGTCTTCACCATCCAGGGCGGTTCAACCGGCCGGACTCGACGAGATGGGTGTGGCGGAGACGGCGAAGTCATGTGCAATGCGGCTTACCGCTTGCGCTGGACAGCGGTCAGCCGTCGAGGTCCAGTTCGCGTGCCAGGGTGGCAAGCGTGTCCAGCAACGGGTCGAACATGGGGTCGTCGTAGTCCTCGCGCACCACCGTGCAGATGGACGTGGTGATGGCCGGCTCCACTTCGCGGAAGTAGACGTTCGGCACTCGGTTGCCGACGGCGATGGTCTCGGGGTGGAGGCCGGCGAAGCGGCTCGTCGCGACCTGCAGGGTGAGCTCGTCGTAGCGGGCGACCTCGCGGATATCGACCTGTTCGGAGGACGTCCGGGCGAACGCCGTGCGGACCTGGCGATCGAGATCGGGATTGTCGTGACGGGGAGTCATCAGGACCGGTCGTCCGGCGAGCTGCTCCAGCCTCACCGTGGACTGACTCGCGAGCGGGTCTTCGCCGGGCAGTACGGCGACGAGTGATACTTCGCGTGCGGCGAAGCATCGCAAGGTTGGTCTCGTCCGCACCGGCCAGCACAACCCGATGTCGAGTGCGCCGGACTCGACCGCCCGCTCCTGCTCCTGAGTGTCCATGAGCTCGGGCTTCCACAGTTTGAGCGCGAATTCCTCGTGGCGGGGCGTTGCCGCGTACAACCCCGGCAGCAGGAGGTGGCCGAGCTCGGCGGTGTGTCCGACGTGCGCCAGGTACCGCTTCTGCCCGCGTTCCCACGCGACCCGATGGGCGCGCTCGAGCTGCTGGTACGGCTCTTCGATGTCGGCCAGGAACGCGAGGCCGTGCTGGGTGAGCTCCACCCGGCGGCTGTTGCGGACGAACAGCGGCCCGCCGACTGCGCGCTCGAGGGCCGAGACGGCCTCGCTCACGCTGGCCGGACTGCGATGCAACCGCTGCGCCGCCTTCGCGAAATGCAGCTCGTGGGCGACCGCTAGGAAGCTCTCCAGCTGTGTCAGGTTCACAACAGGCCTCTCAAGGTTCGGCTCAGCCGAATCTTAAGCTTCGGAAATGCCCGTTGTCGACCGCGTCGGCCACCTCGCACACTGAGCGGTGTACCTACCGGCTCGCGAGCGATGACGGGAACAGAGCGTGATGACCACCAATGATGCTGGGTCTCCTTCCACCCGGACCACGTGCGATGTCGCCGTGGTCGGGTACGGGCCGGTCGGGATGACGCTGGCCGCCCTGCTCGCCCAGCGCGGTGTCGACGTCCTGGTGATCGAGCGGCACGCACAACGCTGGGCGCTGCCGCGCGCCGGCCACCTGGACGGCGAGACCATGCGCACGTTCCAGGGCCTCGGCATCGGCGACGCCGTCGAGCTCGTCGCCCGCCCGATGCTCGAATGGGCGCTCACCCGTGGCGACCACGACGTGCTCACCACGATCGCGCTCGGCGAGAGCGGCTCGGGCTGGAAGGCCGACTACCTCTCCTACCAGCCCGAGTTCGAGGCCATCATCGATGCCAGGGCACGTCACCTGGGCGTTCGGGTGTTCCAGGGGACCACCGCGGTCACGCTGGAGCAGAACGAACACCGAGTGCTTCTCGGCGTCCGCCCGACGGACACTCCGGACGCCGGCCTGCGCACCGTCGAGGCTTCGTTCGTTGTCGGTGCTGACGGAGCCGGCAGTTTCGTGGCCGACGCGCTCGGTGTGCGGCGCCACGACCTCGGGTTTTCGGCCAGGCCGCAGCTCGTCGTCGATTTCGAGCACCACGATCCCGACCGTGACCTGCCTGCGCTGCAAGAGGTGTGCCAGGTTCTCGACATCCGCCGGCCGCATCTGGCGGGCCGGTGGTCGGGCGGCCGGTGGTCCCGCTGGGAGTTCGCCGCACTCGCCCACGAATCCCGCGAAGACCTCGAAGACGAGGCCGCGTGCTGGGGGCTCCTGCGGGCCTGGGGCATCACCCCTGAGGACGGCCGGATCGTCCGGCGCACGGTGTACGAGTTCGACAGCCTGCTCGCTGATCACTGGCGCTCGGGCCGCGTTCTCCTGGCCGGGGACGCCGCCCACACCATGCCGCCGTTTCTGGGGCAGGGTATGTGCTCCGGCGTCCGCGACGCGGTGAACCTCACCTGGAAACTGGCGGCCGTCCTCTCCGGCGACGCCGGCCAGTCGCTGCTCGACACCTACGAGTCCGAGCGGATGCCCCACGTCAAAGCCATGATCGAGATGTCCATGGCCGTCGGTGACATGGTGCTCCTGACCGACCCGGAAGCCGCCGCCCGGCGCGACGAACTGCTGCGCACCGAAGGCGGTCCGCTGCCGCCGTTGTTCCCCCGGCTGGGGCCAGGTCTCGTTCGCAGGGCCGAGCAACCGGCCGCGTCCGATGTGGACGGCCGCCCCGCTCGGCAGGGCCGGGTGGTGTGGCAGGGGAGGCTCGCGCTGTTCGACGACCAGTTCCCCCTGTCCGGCTGGCGGCTTGTTTCACGCCACCGAGTACCGCTGGACATCTTCGACGAAAGACAGCGAGCCGCGCTCACCGCGGTCGGAGTCGAGTTCGCGCATATCTCGCGTGCCGCCGGTGACGACCATTTCGTCGACTTGGATGGGGATTACGACCTGTGGTTCCGCGAGACCGGCCGCAAGGCATTCTTGTGCCGTCCCGACAATTACGTTTTCGGGTCGGCTGCCACGTTCGGCGAACTCCCCGCTCTCATCGACGAGCTGGCCGAAGTCTTGTCACGGTACGGCTGGGACGCCCCTTCGGGTGAATCCGGCCGTCGGAGCGCGGCCGCCCAGGTCGTGGCGAAGGCGCCCGGGCGATAATCCGCGGGCAGGCGCTCGAGTAGAAAGGACAGAATTTCGATGAATCCCCAATCGTCACCTTCCGGCCCGGTGATCGACGTTCATTCCCACGCCACCCTGGATCTCGGCGACGGCCGTGACGCGGGTACGAACATCTCGCTGGACTTCGTGCCGCCATGGTCGCCCGACGCCGGGCTGGACCTGATGGACGACGTCGGCATCGGCATGTCCGTGCTGTCGATGCCGGAGGCGGGCGTGCACTTCGACGACGCCGAGAACACGGTGCGGGCGCGCCGGATCAACGAGTACCTGACCGAGCTCGCCACCCAGCACCCGACGCGCCGGGGCGCGATGGCGGCGTTGCCCGTGACGAAGATCGACGCCGCGCTCGACGAACTGGCCTACGCGCTCGACGTCCTGGACATGGACGCGGTCAGCCTGCCCACCAGCGTCCACGACCGTTACCTCGGCGACCCGTTCTTCGATCCGCTGTTCGACGAGCTGAACCGGCGCGCCGCGACGGTTTTCGTGCATCCCGTCCAGGCCAAAGCCTCGGAGCCGTTGAACCTCGGGCTCAACCAGTCGTTGCTGGAGTTCCCGTTCGACACCACCCGCATGATCGCCAACATGATCTTCAGTGGCGCGGTCCGGCGGTTCCCGGACATCAAGTTCATCGCCAGCCACGGCGGGGGCACGCTGCCGTATCTCCTGAGCCGCCTGCAGATCCTCGAACCGGCGACCGGCGCGGGCCCGGGCCGGGCGACGCTCAGCGCGCAGGAGGTCAAGGAGGGTGCGGCCTCGTTCTATTACGACCTCACGGCGGCCACGTCCACGGCGCACCTGACCGCGCTGACCGAGATGGTCCCCGCGTCCCAGTTGCTCGTCGGCTTCGACATCCCGTTCATGCCCGCGCCCACGATGCGCCCGGCGCTCGAGGCGATCCGCGGCTGGGCCGGGTTCACCGCCGGGGATGTCGAGAAGATCCTCCACCGCAACGCGGCCGGGCTGTTCCCGAAGGTCGCGGCGCGGCTTCAGCGGGCCGTTGCGGCCAGTGGCGGCGGCGCATGAGCGACACCGCGGCGATCAGCCAGGTCGTCCTGAAGGAGCGCCAAGCGCGTGACCGGGGCTGGTTCGACCAGGAGGCGCGGTGCTTCCACGAAGATTCCCGTGTCCGCGTCAGCTGGTTCGACGGGCCTGGTGCCGAGTTCGTTCGCCGGTCCCGTGACCTCTTCGCCGAGGGCGTGCGGCCGACCCACCGGATGTCCCCGCCGGTCGTGCACGTCGGCGGCGACCGGGCGGTCGTCGAAGCACCGGCCGAGATCACCGTGCTGCACGACTTCGCCGGCGTGCGGGCCTACGTCGTCGGGTACGTGCGGCTCCTCTACCGGCTGCTGCAACGCGATGCCTGGAAGATCACCTTCTTCGACTGCATCTACGAACGGGACACCCTGGTACCAGTGGTCCACGGGGAGCAGGTCGACATCGATCCCGCCATCCTGGCCCGTTTCCGGCAGCCCTACCGGTATCTGGGGTACCACCTGTATGACGCGGGCAGCGTCGTCCGGGACGACCTGTTCGGCGACGACCGTCCCCACGAGGTGGAAGCCCTGTACCGGGAGGCGTTCGCGTGGATGCGGCGCACGGACGGCGAGTGATGACGAACAACCGCGGGGAAAGGTGCTTCAAGCCGATGCCGGAGAAGAACGCGGACGTGGAGTCGCTGCCCAGCAACTGGGGCCGCTGGGGACCCGATGACGAGCGGGGCACGCTCAACCACATCACCGGCGAAGCGTGTGCCCGGGGCGCTCGCACTGTCCGCACCGGACATTCGGTCTCCCTGGCCATGCCCGTCGATCCGGTGCTGCTGGCCGGGGGCGGGCCGGTGCCCGCCGGGCCGGTCATGATGCCCACGCCGGTCCAGCAGATGATGAACTACAACCCGGCGCCCCCGGCCTACACCGACATCCTGATCGTGAACACCCACCACGTCGCGATGACCCATATCGACGCGTTCGTGCACATCCCGGTGGACGGCGAGATCTACCCTGGCGTCCCGGTGGCGGAGGCGGTCTCCGGC
This genomic interval carries:
- a CDS encoding TetR/AcrR family transcriptional regulator encodes the protein MSSPRPKTARARAPRGTLSPEVIVHAAIELIDRDGLDAVTTRRLADQLGVRPMSLYTHFRDKDAILLAVTAELLSRFEWPDPGIDDVEWLRQVMHAYFRLFATYPAILQINVPSSEVAEVEARMSEQIYARLARLKVDHRTAIGLLATLIRFVLGCATLYPARRAWDEDPEHWERVRQQWTRLPAEMYPAMHAATTDFPTFTQWDVFEFGLDAILAPFGGARPV
- a CDS encoding TetR/AcrR family transcriptional regulator, with product MAPPRIRRPAEHARQLILQAAEELLIDGGPAAVGVRAVAERVGMTDAGVAHHFRSRQQLLVALLRHGGRRIRDAVDAVVSAWVDDRADVGALIRAIAGVYGQGYAALAVSLHAAGWRDSGTGMLEPVVQVLHTMRSRPRRLADTRLAVAALHQALALDSVYGAAFRRSAGISEATADRPGPQLTWWTNTFRVTLGLDGTE
- a CDS encoding alpha/beta fold hydrolase, with protein sequence MTAITLHRPDVELAGTRAGDGPGVLLLHAGGERREVWRPIAETLARNGYRCTAYDLRGHGDSGADGADELAAHAGDVAAMIAAEPIPPTVVGASLGGLATLLALGNPDLARRVSGVVLVDVVAELAPVRVRAFLDGVRDGYGDHPLVRDALNQGPRLVAGAERLAGLPTLLVLAERSVLTEQDRRRFTDRVPHAGVASVPGTSHLVARDAPEQLTRLLLDHLSSPPVRRRRIDWLLEAGEVSDIPHPGGTLRAHLDRTADTLEAWGAPAWLVDAGRLHAAHGTDGFPAGIPGLTSAAILAAAGAEAEQLVALYGRCDRARSYPTLHTDSPKIVDRHTSEGRHVPPDQVRAFAELTAANELDVVRHSRSIATGHGPALSRLFARWEPLLSRGAREEWSAMARELSSSWA
- a CDS encoding dihydroxy-acid dehydratase domain-containing protein; the encoded protein is MNDKVDAIHAAMGRRIAERDLPVRLLAPNYSGGISDGQRNGTPQMRYSLIGRETTNDGLSLHFEGSDIRGVVAVVACDKPPVGTTAAIMERNVPAVVLSDGSIRPGTDPLTGETIDLVSCFQVAGDPDTAKRERWARNACPGHGSCGGMFTYNTMQTFIALLGLEPLHMVSPASEDPRRTEVFPEQLVDCLEIMTQRAITPRDLATPAAFRNATVVAIAMGGSTNVLLHAPEIARAAGIDFWAEVMSQHDFNQLSRTVPVLINARPFGKYSMVDIDAVGGLPVIVKELLDHGVLDGSTLTCTGETLAEQVTRLDPPAPDGEVVLSVAAPFKPTGGLRLLSGNLAPNGGAVIKLAGVETGIVGNRFVGRARVFDSERDLLRALIDTPDVFADQDMVVIRYEGPRGAPGMPEMLDPTSRITALCRQKGISVALMTDARFSGGSVGLVIGHVGPEAALGGPIALIEDGDTITVDLDHDTLDCAELADSATFEARLRRWQDEAASHGGEHPLVRPVTTRLLRRMRAAAATALEGAGMATPSGS
- a CDS encoding eCIS core domain-containing protein: MAEFAVSQGKAAPPEVHDVLRSPGEPLAEDVRAGMHARFGTDFSQVRVHTDAAAAASAVELGAQAYTVGRHIAFAPGTVAGRQLLTHVVQQGRGDPIGALAVSEPGEAAEHHAARIAGGAPATGIAAAPNMVHRAMFGKPVQHSRLTGDAAVIPLRTFLGYVQEVERANPGDDARATLSRLRVQYYGGGGFADWMKFGQLIPDAPGYDETPPSSPIGEPVIAPKGLGDISRDAREHLLARADENADVRGAGDNPSPYSSLPNGQRVDIGHLLLELDALLHPRTAAPYTTFGVPDKDVSGWVADVGIASVWMTLAEAGHPHPDDPVVLRHQGKAGPPAEYFQSSAPDEDLLGDIDAVRLRGQWAEQRPSTLSSAIRTFYYSTPRPQTRPPTRQASRPGSPRSARRRASPTSAPAARSPGTARYGRNSCSGSTGSTTCTGRAAGPDPRCP
- a CDS encoding LysR family transcriptional regulator yields the protein MNLTQLESFLAVAHELHFAKAAQRLHRSPASVSEAVSALERAVGGPLFVRNSRRVELTQHGLAFLADIEEPYQQLERAHRVAWERGQKRYLAHVGHTAELGHLLLPGLYAATPRHEEFALKLWKPELMDTQEQERAVESGALDIGLCWPVRTRPTLRCFAAREVSLVAVLPGEDPLASQSTVRLEQLAGRPVLMTPRHDNPDLDRQVRTAFARTSSEQVDIREVARYDELTLQVATSRFAGLHPETIAVGNRVPNVYFREVEPAITTSICTVVREDYDDPMFDPLLDTLATLARELDLDG
- a CDS encoding bifunctional 3-(3-hydroxy-phenyl)propionate/3-hydroxycinnamic acid hydroxylase, translated to MTTNDAGSPSTRTTCDVAVVGYGPVGMTLAALLAQRGVDVLVIERHAQRWALPRAGHLDGETMRTFQGLGIGDAVELVARPMLEWALTRGDHDVLTTIALGESGSGWKADYLSYQPEFEAIIDARARHLGVRVFQGTTAVTLEQNEHRVLLGVRPTDTPDAGLRTVEASFVVGADGAGSFVADALGVRRHDLGFSARPQLVVDFEHHDPDRDLPALQEVCQVLDIRRPHLAGRWSGGRWSRWEFAALAHESREDLEDEAACWGLLRAWGITPEDGRIVRRTVYEFDSLLADHWRSGRVLLAGDAAHTMPPFLGQGMCSGVRDAVNLTWKLAAVLSGDAGQSLLDTYESERMPHVKAMIEMSMAVGDMVLLTDPEAAARRDELLRTEGGPLPPLFPRLGPGLVRRAEQPAASDVDGRPARQGRVVWQGRLALFDDQFPLSGWRLVSRHRVPLDIFDERQRAALTAVGVEFAHISRAAGDDHFVDLDGDYDLWFRETGRKAFLCRPDNYVFGSAATFGELPALIDELAEVLSRYGWDAPSGESGRRSAAAQVVAKAPGR